From Polaribacter butkevichii, a single genomic window includes:
- a CDS encoding DHH family phosphoesterase — translation MILKGFEDLKSFLDQSRNIVIVGHRNPDGDAMGSTLALKHYLDKKGHQATVVVPNEYPEFLHWLPGSETTYRFDWQNSQSQKAINASDIIFLLDFNALHRVGSDMQKTLEKYPNDFAMIDHHQQPDDVKYMYSDVTICSTCQMVYQFIELNNDLDLIDADIATCLYTGIMTDTGSFRFRSTTSTTHRIIASLIDKGAQNDKIHNNVYDANSYNRLLLLGQALSNLQILPTYKTAYITLTSEEKKRFDFQKGDTEGVVNYALSLKGIIFAAIFIEDTEQGIIKISFRSKGNFSVNQFSRNHFSGGGHDNAAGGRSDVSLEETVTKFVTLLPQYQKELEVSYEN, via the coding sequence ATGATTTTAAAAGGATTTGAAGACTTAAAAAGTTTTCTTGATCAATCAAGAAATATTGTAATTGTTGGGCATAGAAACCCAGATGGAGATGCTATGGGGAGTACCTTGGCATTAAAACATTATTTAGATAAAAAAGGACATCAAGCAACGGTTGTGGTACCTAATGAGTATCCAGAGTTTTTACATTGGTTACCAGGTTCAGAAACAACATATCGTTTCGATTGGCAAAATAGTCAGTCTCAAAAAGCAATAAATGCTTCAGACATTATTTTTTTATTAGACTTTAATGCTTTGCATAGAGTAGGTTCTGACATGCAGAAAACGTTAGAAAAATACCCAAACGATTTTGCAATGATAGACCATCATCAACAACCAGATGATGTAAAATACATGTATTCTGATGTGACTATTTGTTCTACATGCCAAATGGTGTATCAATTTATAGAATTAAATAACGATTTAGATTTAATTGATGCAGATATTGCTACTTGTTTGTATACAGGTATAATGACAGATACAGGCTCTTTTCGTTTTAGATCTACCACAAGCACAACCCATAGAATTATAGCTTCTTTAATTGATAAAGGTGCCCAAAATGATAAAATACACAATAATGTGTATGATGCGAATTCTTATAATAGATTATTGCTATTAGGACAAGCGTTAAGTAATTTACAAATTCTACCAACTTACAAAACAGCTTATATTACATTAACGTCCGAAGAAAAAAAGCGTTTCGATTTTCAAAAAGGAGATACCGAAGGTGTTGTAAACTATGCACTTTCTTTAAAAGGAATTATTTTTGCCGCAATTTTTATTGAAGATACAGAACAAGGAATTATAAAAATTTCTTTTAGATCTAAAGGTAACTTTTCTGTAAATCAATTTTCTAGAAATCATTTTTCTGGAGGAGGACATGATAATGCTGCCGGAGGAAGGTCTGACGTTTCATTAGAAGAAACAGTAACAAAATTTGTTACTTTATTACCACAATATCAAAAAGAATTAGAAGTTTCATATGAAAATTAA
- a CDS encoding nucleoside-diphosphate kinase, whose protein sequence is MATNRTFTMLKPDAVENGHTGAILEKINAAGFRIVALKKTQMTKADAETFYAVHNERPFFGELVEFMTRGPIVAAILEKENAVEDFRTLIGATNPADAAEGTIRKMYATSMGENAVHGSDSDENAEIEGNFHFSGREQF, encoded by the coding sequence ATGGCAACAAACAGAACATTTACAATGCTTAAACCAGATGCTGTAGAAAACGGACATACTGGCGCTATATTAGAAAAAATTAATGCTGCAGGATTTAGAATCGTAGCTCTTAAAAAAACTCAAATGACAAAAGCTGATGCTGAGACTTTTTATGCAGTGCATAATGAGCGTCCGTTTTTTGGAGAACTAGTTGAGTTTATGACACGTGGACCAATTGTAGCTGCAATCTTAGAAAAAGAAAATGCTGTAGAAGATTTTAGAACTTTAATTGGTGCTACAAATCCTGCGGATGCTGCTGAAGGAACTATTAGAAAAATGTATGCTACTTCTATGGGAGAAAATGCTGTACATGGTTCTGATTCTGATGAAAATGCAGAAATCGAAGGAAACTTTCACTTTTCTGGAAGAGAGCAATTTTAA
- the gldI gene encoding gliding motility-associated peptidyl-prolyl isomerase GldI, with translation MKIKILIFTSLLCLACSKKAEPRRPIMVKPSTTVLKETINQSIRLNKIEEEKILSVIRKDSTNTYKVSPNGFWYTYINKIEENLPTPKAGNTVTLSYNITDLQDTVIYSKKELGLKQYKVDKEDFISALQTGIKLMKIGETITFVIPSYNAFGLSGDGNKIGINQSIKSTVTLININN, from the coding sequence ATGAAAATTAAAATTTTAATTTTTACCAGTCTTTTGTGTTTAGCTTGTTCTAAAAAAGCAGAACCAAGAAGACCTATTATGGTAAAACCTTCTACCACTGTTTTAAAGGAAACCATTAATCAGTCTATTAGGTTAAATAAAATTGAGGAAGAAAAAATTTTATCGGTAATTAGAAAAGATTCTACAAACACGTATAAAGTTTCTCCCAATGGTTTTTGGTATACCTATATCAATAAAATAGAAGAAAATCTTCCAACTCCTAAAGCAGGAAACACTGTAACTTTATCATATAATATAACAGACTTACAGGATACTGTAATTTACAGTAAAAAAGAATTGGGTTTAAAACAGTACAAAGTAGATAAAGAAGATTTTATTTCTGCACTTCAAACAGGAATAAAGTTGATGAAAATAGGAGAAACCATTACATTTGTCATTCCGTCATACAATGCTTTTGGGCTTTCTGGCGATGGTAATAAAATAGGAATTAATCAATCAATAAAAAGTACAGTAACATTAATCAATATAAATAATTAA
- a CDS encoding FKBP-type peptidyl-prolyl cis-trans isomerase produces MKVIKSVLAIAVVASMVSCGNQVKEVKSLETEIDSVSYAIGLTMSSQLKQGFKEVNEDVLTQAIRNGLDSTNLLIDIKDIQKVISPYFQKKQAEQMKEQQEKMAKEAEAKFGENKKAGIAFLEENKTKEGVVTTDSGLQYIILKEGKGDKPAGPTAKVKVHYHGTTIDGKVFDSSVDRGTPAEFGLNQVIKGWTEGVQLMKVGSKYKFFIPQELAYGAQEKGADIKPFSTLIFEVELLEIK; encoded by the coding sequence ATGAAAGTAATAAAAAGTGTTTTAGCAATTGCAGTTGTAGCATCTATGGTTTCTTGTGGTAACCAAGTAAAAGAAGTAAAATCGTTAGAAACAGAAATAGATTCTGTTAGTTATGCTATTGGTTTAACAATGTCTAGTCAATTAAAACAAGGTTTTAAAGAAGTTAATGAAGATGTTTTAACACAAGCTATTAGAAACGGATTAGATTCAACTAACTTATTAATTGATATTAAAGATATTCAGAAAGTAATAAGCCCATATTTTCAAAAGAAACAAGCTGAACAAATGAAAGAGCAGCAAGAAAAAATGGCTAAAGAAGCAGAGGCTAAGTTTGGAGAAAACAAAAAAGCAGGAATAGCTTTTTTAGAAGAAAACAAAACTAAAGAAGGTGTTGTTACTACAGATAGTGGTTTACAATATATTATCTTAAAAGAAGGTAAAGGAGATAAACCAGCAGGACCAACTGCTAAAGTTAAAGTTCATTACCATGGTACTACTATAGATGGTAAAGTTTTTGATAGCTCTGTTGATAGAGGAACTCCAGCTGAATTTGGTTTAAATCAAGTAATTAAAGGTTGGACAGAAGGTGTACAATTAATGAAGGTAGGTTCTAAATACAAATTCTTTATTCCTCAAGAATTAGCTTATGGAGCACAAGAAAAAGGAGCTGATATTAAGCCATTTTCTACATTAATTTTTGAAGTAGAATTATTAGAAATTAAATAA